A single Streptomyces mirabilis DNA region contains:
- a CDS encoding acyl-CoA dehydrogenase family protein translates to MRFLLDAEQRAFADSLDAMLTAADTPSVVRDWSRGDHGGGRALWSRIAKAGVFALAVPEAYEGMGPRPVELAVGFIELGRHAVPGPLVETVAAAALLAELADPLPAGRLLPSLASGEASATLALDGAYALDGDAATTRLALAADGLRLAPGHGPVRASLDPARHLTPLSPGGELLSTAPPVAHALGWARLATAAQALGVGLALLDRTVAYVKQRTQFGVPVGSFQAVKHRLADAKIALEFARPLLFGAALTMAPADVAAAKVTACEAAYVTARTALQLHGAIGYTAEYDLSLWLAKARALRTAWGTPAECRAEVLSGGDRRW, encoded by the coding sequence ATGCGCTTCCTCCTCGACGCCGAGCAGCGGGCGTTCGCCGACTCGCTGGACGCGATGCTGACGGCCGCGGACACCCCGTCGGTCGTACGGGACTGGAGCCGCGGCGACCACGGCGGCGGCCGCGCGCTGTGGTCCCGTATCGCCAAGGCGGGCGTGTTCGCGCTCGCGGTGCCGGAGGCGTACGAGGGGATGGGCCCGCGTCCGGTGGAACTGGCCGTGGGCTTCATCGAGTTGGGCCGGCACGCGGTGCCCGGGCCGCTGGTGGAGACGGTCGCGGCGGCCGCCCTGCTGGCCGAGCTGGCGGACCCCCTTCCCGCCGGGCGGCTGCTCCCGTCGCTGGCCTCGGGCGAGGCGTCGGCCACGCTGGCCCTCGACGGGGCGTACGCGCTGGACGGCGACGCGGCGACCACCCGCCTCGCCCTGGCCGCCGACGGACTGCGTCTGGCGCCCGGCCACGGCCCGGTACGCGCCTCCCTGGACCCCGCCCGCCACCTCACGCCCCTGTCACCAGGCGGTGAACTGCTCTCCACCGCCCCTCCCGTCGCCCATGCCCTCGGCTGGGCCCGGCTCGCCACCGCCGCCCAGGCCCTCGGCGTCGGCCTCGCACTCCTCGACCGGACCGTCGCCTACGTCAAGCAGCGCACCCAGTTCGGCGTCCCCGTCGGCTCGTTCCAGGCGGTCAAGCATCGCCTCGCCGACGCGAAGATCGCCCTGGAGTTCGCGCGACCGCTGCTGTTCGGCGCGGCTCTGACGATGGCGCCCGCCGACGTGGCCGCCGCCAAGGTCACGGCCTGCGAGGCCGCGTACGTCACCGCGCGCACGGCGCTCCAGCTGCACGGCGCGATCGGCTACACCGCGGAGTACGACCTGTCCCTGTGGCTGGCCAAGGCCCGTGCCCTGCGTACCGCGTGGGGCACCCCGGCCGAGTGCCGGGCCGAGGTGCTCAGTGGTGGTGATCGCCGCTGGTGA